The DNA region GGCGGCGGTTCACCTTGTTGCGATAATGCATCCGCGCGGTATTTTCCTGCCCGACATAGCAGCCCTTGTCATAATCGACGCCCTGCAGTTCTTCTGCATTGGTTTCCAACCACAATGTCTGGTCCTGCCCCAGTTCCTGCGCGCCTTCGAAGATGCCCAGCGCAAGCCTGTGGGCGCGGAAGGCCGCCGCCGCATCGCCATCCGTCGCAGTCGCGATCCAGCGATGGCCGAGCGCGGGCAGGCGCGGATCGAGCGGCTTGTCCGTGGTTGTCAAAGACCAGTGCACCGCCAGCCCATCCTCACGGGCAATCGTCACCTTGCGACGCAAACGATAGATGGTCAGCCGCTTGGCAAGCGCATCGACCTGCGCCGCTTCGCAATCGATCAGCACATCGTCGCCATCCCCCCAAAGGATGAAATCATAGAGCGCCTTGCCCTGCGGCGTCAGCAGTCCGGTCCAGCGCGGCTGGTCCGGCTGGAGCGTCAGCACGTCGCGGGTCAACAGGCCTTGCAGGAAGGGTTTCGCCTCCTCGCCGGAAATTCTCAAAATCGCGCGGTCGCTTAGGGTGGTGCCGGTCATCGGCTTTAGGTAGGACGGCAACACGACTTAGCCAAGCCGTCTGCGCGAACGGAACATAGGAATATCGTCATGACCCAGACCTTCGACATGATCCTCAAGAACGGCACCGTCCATACGCCGGGCGGCGCGGACAGCGTGGATGTGGGCGTGCGCGGCGGAAAGATCGTGGCGATCGGCACGTCCCTGGGCGATGCGGGCGAGGTGATCGACTGCACCGGGCTGGACGTGCTGCCCGGCTGTATCGACAGCCAGGTCCATTTCCGCGAACCGGGGCTGGAGCATAAGGAAGACCTCGAATCGGGCAGCCGCGCCGCCGTGCTGGGCGGCGTGACCGCTGTGTTCGAAATGCCCAACACCAATCCCAACACCGACACCGCCGATCGCGTCCATGACAAGCTGAAGCGCGCGCATCATCGCATGTGGTGCGACCATGCCTTCTATGTCGGCGCGACCGCGGACAATGCCGAGCAGCTTCGCGAACTGGAACGCATACCCGGCACGTCGGGCGTGAAGATCTTCATGGGCGCATCGACCGGCAGCCTGCTGGTGGACGATGACGACGCCCTGTCGCGCGTGCTGGCCAGCGGCACCCGCCGCGTCGCCATCCATGCCGAGGACGAAGCGCGGATGAATGCGCGCAAGATCTATGCGGAGGAGGGCGATCCGTCGACCCACCCCGTCTGGCGCGACGATGAAAGCGCGATGATCGCCACGAAACGCATCATCGCGCTGGCACGCAAGGCGCGCCGCCGCATCCACATCCTGCACATCACCACGCCCGCCGAGCTGGAATATATCGCCCAGAACAAGGATATCGCGACCTGCGAAGTGACGCCGCAGCATCTGACGCTGGCGGGGGAGGATGCCTATCCGCGCCTGGGCACCTATGCGCAGATGAACCCGCCGATCCGGTCGGGCGCGCATCGCGACGGCCTGTGGTTCTGGCTCAATCAGGGCGTGCCCGACGTGCTGGGCAGCGATCATGCGCCGCACACGATCGAGGAAAAGGCGAAAACCTATCCTTCGTCACCCAGCGGTATGCCGGGCGTGCAGACTTTGGTGCCGTTGCTGCTCAACCATGTGGCGGAAGGGCGGCTGTCGCTGCGCCGCTTCATCGAATTGACCAGTTCCGGGCCGCAGCGCGTGTTCGGGCTGGTCGGCAAGGGGCGGATCGCGCTGGGCTATGACGCCGACTTCACCGTGGTCGATTTGAAGAAGCGCTGGACCGTGGGCAGCGACTGGCTCGCGTCGCGCTGCAACTGGTCACCCTTTGAGGGTGATCAATTGACCGGCAAGGCGATCGGCACGATCATCCGCGGCAACATGGTGATGTGGGAAGACGCGCTGGCGAACGCAGCGATCGGTGAAGCCGTGCGGTTCGAAGCGACGCAGTTCAACTGACGAAGGTTCTCCGGCGCAGGCCGGGGTCCAGTCTTTGCGTGAGAAACGCTACGCCGCCACGCGATCACGACGCCGCGCATGGGCGATGCTGTCGGTGGCGAACAGGATGAGGCCGACCCAGATCAGCCCGAAACTCGCCGTCTGACCGGTGCTGAGTCGTTCGCCAAAGAAGAGTATGCCGCACAGGAACTGGAGCGTCGGGGCGAGATATTGCATCAGGCCCAGCGTCGCCATCGGTAAGCGCTGCGCCGCCACGGCGAACAACACCAGCGGCACGGTCGTCACTGCGCCCGACAGGATGAGCAGGGCGGATGTCGGCACGTCTTGCCCAAAGCCCACGCCGCCATGGCCCGCTTCCCAAAATAGATAGGCGACGGCAAAGGGTGCCAGCAGCGTCGTTTCGACGCCCAGGCCGGTCATCGGCGCCACCGGCGTCATCTTGCGCAGCAGGCCGTAGAAGGCGAAGGTGAAGGCCAGGCTGAGGCTGATCCACAAAGTCGTGAGCGCAGACGTCGCCAATATGACCACGCCGATTGCCGCCACGCCGATCGCCAGCAACTGCGCGCGGCGCAGCTTTTCCTTGAACACGATCACGCCCAGCGCGACCACGACCAGAGGATTGAGGAAATAGCCCAGGCTCGCCGCGACGACATGGTCTTCGTTGACCGCCCAGACATAGGTCAGCCAGTTGAGGCCGATCATCAGCGCCGACCCCGCCAGCGGCACCAGCAATTGCCGGTTACGCATCGCCGCCAGGAAAGCGGGCA from Sphingobium sp. HWE2-09 includes:
- the ygfZ gene encoding CAF17-like 4Fe-4S cluster assembly/insertion protein YgfZ yields the protein MTGTTLSDRAILRISGEEAKPFLQGLLTRDVLTLQPDQPRWTGLLTPQGKALYDFILWGDGDDVLIDCEAAQVDALAKRLTIYRLRRKVTIAREDGLAVHWSLTTTDKPLDPRLPALGHRWIATATDGDAAAAFRAHRLALGIFEGAQELGQDQTLWLETNAEELQGVDYDKGCYVGQENTARMHYRNKVNRRLIAVPLAQADEKRQRAALTDLGLSIELHRVEAIDLATLPAWLAEAIEGQAAE
- the rarD gene encoding EamA family transporter RarD, whose protein sequence is MAALAAYSMWGLLPLFFRLLHHVDAVEIVTQRILWSLLLILGLLAARKGLPAFLAAMRNRQLLVPLAGSALMIGLNWLTYVWAVNEDHVVAASLGYFLNPLVVVALGVIVFKEKLRRAQLLAIGVAAIGVVILATSALTTLWISLSLAFTFAFYGLLRKMTPVAPMTGLGVETTLLAPFAVAYLFWEAGHGGVGFGQDVPTSALLILSGAVTTVPLVLFAVAAQRLPMATLGLMQYLAPTLQFLCGILFFGERLSTGQTASFGLIWVGLILFATDSIAHARRRDRVAA
- a CDS encoding dihydroorotase, with amino-acid sequence MTQTFDMILKNGTVHTPGGADSVDVGVRGGKIVAIGTSLGDAGEVIDCTGLDVLPGCIDSQVHFREPGLEHKEDLESGSRAAVLGGVTAVFEMPNTNPNTDTADRVHDKLKRAHHRMWCDHAFYVGATADNAEQLRELERIPGTSGVKIFMGASTGSLLVDDDDALSRVLASGTRRVAIHAEDEARMNARKIYAEEGDPSTHPVWRDDESAMIATKRIIALARKARRRIHILHITTPAELEYIAQNKDIATCEVTPQHLTLAGEDAYPRLGTYAQMNPPIRSGAHRDGLWFWLNQGVPDVLGSDHAPHTIEEKAKTYPSSPSGMPGVQTLVPLLLNHVAEGRLSLRRFIELTSSGPQRVFGLVGKGRIALGYDADFTVVDLKKRWTVGSDWLASRCNWSPFEGDQLTGKAIGTIIRGNMVMWEDALANAAIGEAVRFEATQFN